The DNA sequence ttcgcttcaagaacgctgtgcatttgaactctgctatgaaggtgaaagtgtttttggaactgcgcgatcgggaagcctgccggacccattttggtgatttgtggcttctgaacgcaggggttttattgctcctgacccctcgcaacacaaaactGAAGACCTTCAGGAAACTCCCTTAACTCCACAATACAGAGCCTTCAAAGTCAGAGGCCTAGTGGAAATGTTTTCCCCTAGGCTCCTGCAGATATGTAATGacggtgccaggtgagcctccctgggggcAGCAGTCCACGAACATGTCcatgatgcaataatagtgcattcgTGGTGCACTTATAATGAACCATCCACTCCTCATTCCACCTTTTCCGGAGGCTAAAATTTGACACACCTTTGCACTGCCTTCCCTAGCTAAGCAAgacactaactaggctttgggaaggaggatggagggctctaggaccccgtcagagccctcatgcctccttccaaaagcccagtggggtggggtgtcaaaGGTTGCTGAGGGCCACCAGAAAAGGTCTCAAGGGCCACCTGTGGACTGCCCTGGGTTAGACTGCTGACGGGGCAGACTTGACATCAGCACGTAAATCCGGTGCTTAAGAGCTTGCAGCAGAACTCTCCCATTGTTTGCTTATGTGTTTCTTCCATTCACATGCCATCGTTTCACCATGATGGAACTCAGGGAAGGTGCCATGTTTTTCCTGTCCTAGGAGTCCTCAAAACCTCAGATGGTCTCATCTTTGCAGAGAACCTCCTGGAAGAGGCTTTGCTCTTACAGTTTAGTTACCCCTTTGCATCTCTGGGTACCCCTCTTCTTTTGAGTCCCACCCAGGGGGAaatggggggtataaataaataaataattttcctgtcagctctttcccctccctccttcatgccctccctccctccctccctccctccctctggcctCCCGCTTTTTACTCCTTCACGTTTGCTCTTTCCCTCCTGCACTTTTCCCTTTGAGGTATCCCTTCACGGTCTgtctcttctgcctcctcctccatctcccctCACCTGCCTCTCTTTCCTTGTCCTCTCAGTGTCACTCCTCTTTCACtcccgttcccccctccccctcctcctgcttctcaCTGAGGACTGAAACTGACTCTTCCTGGATGTTGCCTTTTCATATTGTTCTGCAACACTGTCAGCATCCTCCTGATGCCTGTTGGGATCCCCTCATAATAGGGCTTCCTCCCCAGAAGATGTCCCATaaaggcactgaccagacccagacctgcaaAGCTGTGCCTTCAGAACCCATTCTGGGACCTGCTCCACCCATCACACACCTTCCCACTTTGTATTGAATTCTCTTGTGATCTAAGATTGCCTCTCCGTTAACTGACCGCAACATTTCCTGCCCAAATCATGAGTGCAGGAGGCTTCAAAATGGTTTGTTAACACGGTGTCCCCCTATTTACAAACATGTCCAGCCACCAGAGATGTAGAGCAGTGCGACAGATAGAAAAGATAAGGCCAGATTATCAGGGGCAGGGGATCTTTGCCCTAACAGACATATCTGACATGCTCTTTTAGCTGCAAATGTTTATGCCCATCTGTTAGCGTGGCTTTGTGCCCATTACAATCTGATCTGGCTGTTTCATTAGGGGCATATGCACTTCACAACCCACAGGCAGTCTACGCAAGGCTAAATAAATCAGCTGTGCAGGAAGCTTGATTTTTCTCTTTGAAAGTCGGAAcactcaggccccatctgcactgtaaatgcaaagcagtatcatactgcctctccccatatggacCAACCCAGACCGTGCCATCATCATCTGAGGCagttcttcatgtgcctcctccgcaagaagtttggagggtggcaactcaggaacgggccttttctgtggtggctccacgctcgtggaatgctctccccagggaggctcacctggtgccttcgttacatatttttaggcactggataaaaacattcctcttatgcattttcatgtttttatattgtaaaccaccccaaGATCCtcaggatgaagggtggtatagaaatcttaaaaaatgaaaaaataaaagcagtcacggcttcctcccaaagaatcacgggagctgtggtttgttaagggtgctgaaggtCGGTAGGCACAGTGGCAGCTAGTGACACTTTTACTTGGGAGGGATGCAATTTTTTCATCACAAGAGGTTCTGCCCAACACTTATTTAGAAAAGTGTGCCATTACACACGCACAGAGTGCCGTTGTCTCCTTGTCTCTACCCTGCTACCAGTTATTCTCTGCACTTCTATGAACAGGGAAATACCTTCCATGTAAGAGGACCCAAGTATGATTTTCATACAAGATTGACTCCATTACCCTTATTTTAAAAGTAAGCCATACCACACAATGTAATTTTCTGAATTCATGCTTTGGTTACACCTGCTTATCGCTTGTGCAAAAACTAAACACaaaataaccttttaaaaagtgaataaaaGTTGTTTCCAGTTGCGTGCACAGGAATGTAGATTCCTGCATCTGCCCCTTAGCCACTGCTTACCCATGGTGAGCATCGAGAacatgggctgtatccaactaacttttattcagagtagacctattaaaagTAAAGGCCATGAGTTTGTTTTGTTCATTACTTGCAATAGATCTCCTCAGAGCATGGCTGacattggatacagccccatGCTTTCATCTCCTAAAGGCACCTCTAGATGGAACAGTTTTCAAGCATGAATTTCCATATTGGATGCATGCAAGCTGCACTAAATACCAGCCCTGAATCTAGCAGGATGAGTACAGGCAGCACAGTCCAAAAGAGGCATCAATTCAGTTTTACTCAgaagcagacccattaaaatacATGGACAACATGGACTAagtgccattcatttcaataggtctactctgattcAAACTGATTACCTGCTATGGCGGCCCTAAATCTTTGCATTAGTTGGTGCTTCTACCTAATAGCATCAGCAGTAGCTGGTGCCCATTGTGACTGGTAAAGGTGCAatgcagggaggccaacagtaggcaGTGCCAAAGCCAGGCGGAGCCTACTAATTTGGTTGCCATTCTGTTCCCAGCTGAGGTCTACAAGGGCAATAGAaagacaaaggaggaggaagctgaaccCCCTGGATTTGTTCCAAGTAGTAAGGCAGGCTGGTGGGTCacattgaggttggtggggcagtgccatCCTAATGGGGCAGCCTCCATTGATGCAGCAAAAGAACAGCCCTGCCAGATCAGGAGAAGGGTTGGTCTAGTCTGCTACTACCAGCACCATAACCACCATCGCCATCTTGTTTTCATCACTGGGTTCTTTCCATCCGTGTTCCATCCATCAGACACACTGAAGTTAATGAGCTTAGCAATAACcatcaatttcaaggggtctacctatcatcatcatcatcatcatcatccttatttgtttgtggcttacaacaaaaatgtttaaaaatgactTGCAATTCTAAAGGGGTACACGATACAGAATTTAAAATTCATCAAAAAGACAAAAGGTCATTAATTGACTAAAAGTGCTCATCCTGCAATAccataaaaaggggaaaaaaccaactcCATCCTACTAAAAGATGAACACCAATGCAGATTAGGATATCATCATTCCATGTCAACCGCAACTGAGAGTCAAATGACTGGGTGAACAGGAAtgtctttgcctggcacctaaaagttgTTGAAGACGGCACCAGGGACATTTCTCTttgaagagcattccacaattggggagTCGCCACTGAAAAGGTCTGCTCTCATATTACCACCCTCTGCAGCTCCCTTGGAGGGGGCAAAtggagaagggtctcagatgatgaatgcaggaTCTAGGTGGGTTCATGCAGGGAAAGGTGGTTCCTAACTTACTGGGGCCCTGAGCGACATAAAGCTTTATAGGTAAAAAACCAGCACTAGGAATTGACCACCACTATTTCCAACACTGGTCAGCAAAATGCTTAAGGGAGGCTCCCCGCTAAAGCATGAAGTTAACCTTCATGGAGTCCCCTTCCCCAGTGGGCgattttcctccttccttcctggaaGGAGAGGTTGTTCTCATTGTATCAAGCAGACACAGTTACTCTGCTTCTAGGATCTATGCCTCATTGATAGGAACCAGGGGGCAAAAAAGTACCACATACTCCTTCACAGATACCTCTGGAGTCAGCTCATCTAtcataaacaacaacatgaacCAGTCTTGATACAGACAGAAATGACCTCTTGCTCTATATATTTGTGTGTAGAGGGGAAATGGTGGCCGAGGCGAGGCATGAATAAACCCCGGCGAAAATTTGTTGTGACAGTTTATGACAACGTACAGCTGTAACCCTCTGAGCATAGCATGCCATATCTCTCTCTGTTAAACATAGTGAGACCAGGACTGAACTATGCtaagcactgaaattaatgcagtAAGAAATGTGATGTTGTTTTAGAACGTACTCTCTTTCATCTTCTTGgaagttttttttcctgggaaGTTTGTTTTGGAAGTTTAGTActcttaatggggggggggggagccagcatggtgccatccagatattattggacttccctcagccccagtaagcatggccaatggtcagagatgatgggagttgtagtccaacaacatctggggggacACTCTGCTCTATACTATACATCGTGTTATCGTTCAgagtttaaaaacataaaaaaaaaatcatttctggaTCAGGGTAGTAGTCCATTTTGCCCAACATCCACAATGGATGTTTATggaaagcacacaagcaggacctgagtgcaacaacacttttCTCTCCAAAAGTGGAGAAAAGTGTTGGAAAGTGGAGGCAGTGTTCTATTGTTCTAATGTCATAACCTTCCAATGTCCATGAATTTCTTTTTAGGAAAGTTCAGCATTATTGTTACCAGTTCACAGATGAAACCGAGGCTTGAAAAGGGAATGACTATGAATGTTCATAATGGAGGACTTTCTAGTTCAGAGCACACATACTTTTACCCGGTACCCTCCAAAATGCTCTTCTATCAGCTCCAGTTGGCATGACCTGTGGTCGGGGAAAAGTCTGcaactcaggggcagagcatcatcaggtcagtggcccacctactccaacatcctgttctcacttgAGCTGACCAAGTGCCAGTGGGAGACCAGCAAGCAAGCAGGAGTCCAgtacaagagcaccctcccctcccgtggttttcagcaactggtattcagaaaccttgctgcctccaactgtggaagcataccaatcatggctagtagccatcaatagccctctcctcctccatgaatttgactaatcctcttttaaaaccatctaagttggtggccatcactgcctcccatggaagagaattccatagtttaaccatgtgctgtgtgatgatgcttccttttatcttttctgaatcttccaatgttcaacTCTGTTGGATGGATGCCCATGCATTCTAGTGTCACGAGAGAGTGGAGAGGGGACTTTTCTTCATCCTCTTTCTCTATGCCATTCAACATTTTATAAAATTCTGTCATGTTCcctcttctctaaactaaaaagtcccaaatgcatGCCACCCCCATGAGCGATCAATGGTCCGACTCATAAggataaggaagcttcctatgttctaggtattataggagctgtagttcaacaacatctggagaccaccaggttgaggaaggatATGCTCTCATGCAGCAGACCAATAAACAAGGGATAGTTGATAGTTTCATCTTCAAAAGCACATATATCTTCTCCTTTGTTGATATGTACAGAGCTTGTTTACTATCTGCTCTAAGCACCCACTTCCCCATGCCTGCTACCTTTCCCACAAACAAACAGTCTTGTGGAAATGCTATCAAATTCTTCCATTCTCAATCACACCTGGAAATAAGCTTCTCTGAAATCAACAGGCCCTACTGCCAAGGGAGTCAGTTCCAGCACAGGTGTCGCAACAAAACACAACATATCACAGAAAGAGTCAAGGTGGCCTCAGCAGGATCCCTATTACAAACATTTCCCCAGTGCTAATTTTTGCAGCGGGACAGAACTCTTTAAAACTGTCACCGAAGGCTTGTGTGAGAAAACATTTTTGCTTCCGCCAAATTGCAATGGACAATAGTGTACTTTACAGGACTGAAAACACTTCACATAAATTATCCCTATAATCATTATAATAACATTGTAAGATAGTATAAACCCATTATCCCCATCATGTAGACTGAATGGCACCCAGTGAGGCAAAAATTGCGTGGAGCCCACATTTTCAGTGGTGTATTACAACCACTTTCTAGTATTGAGCAGTAAAAAAATAGTTCCTATGAAAAGGTGTGAGCTTTTCAACTGCACTATTCAGAGCATGAATCGTTCTGAGAATCattaagagctatttgacagcagaacggactccctcagaaggtggtggactcttcttcattgggttttttttagacaGAGGTTCAATGGCCATccatcaggggttctttagctattattcctgcattgcaggaatgtggactagattacccttgggggggacccttccaactctactttcCTGCATTTCTGTGAGAAGTTGCTCAGAAATATATCTGAACCctaacaaaaatattaaatggtggtggtggtggggaattaaataaaaaaagagagaatacaaACAGGCATGAGCAAAAATGAATGTGTTGGGGAAATGACAATTTTCTATCCGTTTTGTTATTTTCTGCCTACATGAGACTCAATTCTCAGAAATGTTACACAAACCAAGAAATGTTTGTGCAGATCTAAGTAGCAAAGAGTTGACCTTACTTAAATTCATCTGAGCCACcaaaatgagattttaaaaactCAGAAAAAATATTAAGTCCCAACAGCAGAATTCTCATTCTATGTGTACATTTTGTATCTTTTCGTTCATGTAAAACTTCTGACAATTTAGCCTGACATACAGGTAGTCGGGAAATATTTTCTCATGGAAGAAGAGGTGAATGAGGACCTGGCATTTCTTCTCCAAACACACTAGGTTTGGGATACTGTATATGCTTTTGTTAAAAGGATCAGCAGGAACCAGCGGGGAAAGGAGACCCAAAGCGGACTCCAAACtggcacatggcttctcccaaacagAAAAGGGAGCACAATACTGTATTTCCATTTCCCGGGAGATGCTGCTACATACGCCCAGGCTAGCTGTGCCCCTCGAGGTCACTTTATGGCAAGGCCTCGACATGGTCCACAAATAAGGTCCTCCCGCCGCGCCGCGGGCAGATCCATGCGCTTCTCGTAGCGCCCCGTCGGGTGTCGCTGCGCCTCCACCTACCTGATCCGTGCTGCTGGCGGAGGATGGTGGCTttgccaggcggaggcgaggccgacgacgctgctgctgccgccgccgccgccacgatAGTCGTGGTGCTGGagttggaggaggaagaggacgacGACGAAGCGGCGGCGGGGATGGAGGCTGCCgacgaggaggaagaagaggctgcGGCTTCGCCCTGCGCCGGCAGGAGGCGCTTGTCCCCCAGGGGCGGCTCGGCCGTGGCTCGCCCGGGTGGGCTACTCCTGCGCGGGCCGCTGCTCTGGATGTGCGAGACCGCCTCGGCCGCCTGCACGTCGGGCGGGGAGAAGCGAGCCAGGACGCGCAGTTGCGCCTGGGCCTTGTGCTCCTGAGTGTCCTCGTCGCCGTAGTCCGACACGCGGCACTCGTACACGCCCTCGTCCTGCCTCCGCACACTGGACAGCCGCAGCCGGTGGGAGATGTCATTGCCCTGGACGCGCACCGTCTGCAAAGAGggcgagagagagcgagagagagagagagacacgccTTAGCCGCCCAGCAGGACTGGTTTCCCGGGATGAGGAAGGAGCTCGGGGTCTGTTCCAGCGCACAGCTCGAAAAAGACCCTCGACGTATATAAGGAGCTTGCCTCCCACTTGTGCCCCTTCCAATTGCTGGACTCCTGccatcaacatttttttttcttttggagatCTGAACATGTGGGAGACAACCTGCCCCTCTAGAAATATCATATACCCCTTCTgtatccccccccctcatttcccCCCTGGTGCCACCACTGTACAGTCAAGATCGAAGCTGCAAACTTTCCTGGGTGTAAGTTGGTAAGGAGCTGTGCAAAGGATTGCCCTGTTAGTTGCAAACAAGCAAAGCTgtataattttaataaaatacCCTCCTCCCCATAGAGGTGCACTCGAACCATCAATCCCTTGCCACCCCCAGCTTACGGCTATATGGCGAACAAGCAACTGTGCACACACACCAGACCTTCTCTTATGGAATGTGCTCATATACTAGATTTCCAGCTATGACTGATTTACATGCACACTACATTTCTAAATATGCAGAACTTCCTAGAACTTGTAGCCCCTGGGGAGTTTGGGGCAACTATTGCCCCCTGGTATTTcaacctcctccccccccgcAATGTCCAACCTTTAACCTTCTTACAGAGCAATCCTCTACAGGTTTACTCTGAAGCATCTACATCTCTCTGATTTCAACGAGACTTGATTCC is a window from the Lacerta agilis isolate rLacAgi1 chromosome 8, rLacAgi1.pri, whole genome shotgun sequence genome containing:
- the VSTM2B gene encoding V-set and transmembrane domain-containing protein 2B; this translates as MENRGLLGSLCYLMLNAPLLFMVQATFTEVPKDVTVREGDDIEMPCAFRASGSTSYSLEIQWWYLKEPARELAHELAISGPGSRTKVTNKDATKISTVRVQGNDISHRLRLSSVRRQDEGVYECRVSDYGDEDTQEHKAQAQLRVLARFSPPDVQAAEAVSHIQSSGPRRSSPPGRATAEPPLGDKRLLPAQGEAAASSSSSSAASIPAAASSSSSSSSNSSTTTIVAAAAAAAASSASPPPGKATILRQQHGSGTEPIYVTDPFLYSFLLMFHKLVHLFLDH